The following coding sequences are from one Mesorhizobium onobrychidis window:
- a CDS encoding vWA domain-containing protein, with translation MFIPFFLELKAARVPVSLREYLSLLEGLEAGLVDYDVEGFYYLARSALVKDGRHIDRFDQVFSHVFKGVEALAGENAVDVENIPEEWLRRLAEKHLTEEEKKLVEALGGFEKLMETLKKRLEEQKGRHQGGSKWIGTGGTSPFGAYGDNPEGVRIGQHESRNRRAVKVWDKREFRNFDDAVELGTRNIKIALKRLRRWVREGAEEEFDLPGTIHATAEHGYLDVQTRPERRNAVKLLMFFDVGGSMDDHIKSVEELFSAARAEFRQLEYFYFHNCLYEGVWKDNRRRHAEVIPTFDLLHKYGPDYKVIVVGDASMSPYEIAHPGGSVEHWNPEAGVVWLGRLLQQWPNAVWLNPESEKHWGFTHSIATIRDIFGGRMFPLTLAGLEAATKQLSRKH, from the coding sequence ATGTTCATCCCCTTCTTCCTCGAATTGAAGGCTGCGCGGGTTCCCGTCTCGCTCCGAGAATATCTGTCGCTGCTGGAAGGGCTGGAGGCGGGGTTGGTCGACTATGACGTCGAGGGATTTTACTATCTCGCCCGCTCGGCACTGGTGAAGGACGGGCGCCACATCGACCGTTTCGACCAGGTCTTTTCGCACGTTTTCAAGGGCGTTGAAGCGCTGGCTGGCGAAAACGCGGTCGACGTCGAAAACATCCCGGAGGAATGGCTGCGGCGGCTTGCCGAAAAGCACCTGACCGAAGAAGAGAAAAAGCTGGTCGAGGCCCTGGGCGGTTTCGAAAAGCTGATGGAAACGCTGAAAAAGCGGCTGGAGGAACAGAAGGGCCGCCACCAGGGCGGGTCGAAATGGATCGGCACCGGCGGCACCTCGCCCTTCGGCGCCTATGGCGACAATCCCGAAGGGGTTCGCATCGGCCAGCATGAGAGCCGCAACCGCCGCGCGGTGAAAGTCTGGGACAAGCGTGAGTTCAGGAATTTCGACGATGCCGTCGAGCTCGGCACCCGCAACATCAAGATCGCGCTGAAGCGCCTGCGCCGCTGGGTGCGCGAAGGCGCCGAGGAGGAGTTCGACCTGCCCGGCACCATCCACGCCACCGCCGAGCATGGCTATCTCGACGTGCAGACACGGCCCGAGCGGCGCAATGCCGTGAAGCTGCTGATGTTCTTCGATGTCGGCGGCTCGATGGACGACCACATCAAAAGCGTCGAGGAGCTGTTTTCGGCCGCCCGCGCCGAATTCCGCCAGCTCGAATACTTTTACTTCCACAACTGCCTTTACGAAGGCGTGTGGAAGGACAATCGCCGCCGCCATGCGGAGGTAATTCCGACCTTCGATCTACTCCACAAATACGGTCCGGACTACAAGGTGATCGTCGTCGGCGATGCCTCCATGAGCCCCTATGAGATCGCGCATCCCGGCGGCTCGGTCGAGCACTGGAATCCGGAGGCCGGCGTCGTCTGGCTCGGCCGTCTGCTGCAGCAATGGCCGAACGCGGTATGGCTCAACCCCGAAAGCGAAAAGCACTGGGGTTTCACCCATTCGATCGCCACGATCCGCGATATCTTTGGCGGCCGCATGTTTCCGCTGACGCTCGCCGGGCTCGAAGCCGCGACAAAGCAGCTTTCAAGGAAGCACTGA
- a CDS encoding GNAT family N-acetyltransferase, with translation MTEITVRPLAQSDHADWQRLWTAYLTFYETKLPEEVYAVTWKRLFTAGEFEPKGFVATLDGKAVGLTHYLYHRSCWSQMNNCYLQDLFADPDVRGKGVGAALIEAVKQEAGKVGVKNVYWMTHETNTTARKLYDHVARRTGFIEYDLL, from the coding sequence ATGACCGAGATCACCGTCCGCCCACTGGCACAATCCGACCACGCCGACTGGCAGCGCCTGTGGACTGCCTACCTCACCTTCTACGAAACCAAGCTGCCGGAAGAGGTCTACGCCGTCACCTGGAAGCGGCTGTTCACGGCGGGTGAGTTCGAACCGAAGGGTTTTGTCGCCACCCTCGACGGCAAGGCGGTTGGCCTGACACATTATCTCTATCACCGCTCTTGCTGGTCGCAGATGAACAACTGCTATCTGCAGGATTTGTTCGCCGACCCGGATGTGCGCGGCAAGGGCGTCGGCGCCGCCCTGATCGAAGCGGTCAAGCAGGAAGCCGGCAAGGTCGGCGTCAAGAACGTCTACTGGATGACCCACGAGACCAACACCACCGCGCGCAAGCTCTACGACCACGTGGCGCGCAGGACCGGCTTCATCGAGTATGATCTGCTATAG
- a CDS encoding 5-formyltetrahydrofolate cyclo-ligase, protein MTSLKDLKKKLRREALGRRDALDPFWRVEAALEMAETARDSIAIEPGQIVSGFWPMRSEVDVRPLMFALREKGARLCLPAILDKTTIVFRELVRGVPMIDMGFGTVGPHEEAEVLDPQVMLVPLAAFDARGHRIGYGAGYYDRAIARLVDKGQPPRLIGIAFDCQEVALVPDEPHDVIISEILTENGLRRFAPKL, encoded by the coding sequence ATGACATCCTTGAAAGACCTGAAAAAAAAATTGCGCCGCGAAGCACTCGGGCGCCGCGACGCGCTCGATCCGTTCTGGCGGGTGGAAGCAGCGCTCGAAATGGCCGAGACCGCGCGGGACAGCATTGCGATAGAGCCGGGCCAGATCGTCTCCGGCTTCTGGCCGATGCGCTCGGAAGTCGACGTCCGGCCGCTGATGTTCGCCTTGCGCGAAAAGGGAGCAAGGCTTTGCCTGCCGGCGATTCTCGACAAGACCACCATCGTCTTTCGCGAACTGGTGCGCGGCGTACCGATGATCGACATGGGGTTCGGGACCGTCGGGCCGCATGAAGAGGCCGAGGTGCTCGATCCCCAGGTGATGCTGGTGCCGCTTGCCGCCTTCGATGCACGAGGCCACCGGATCGGCTACGGCGCCGGTTATTACGACCGCGCGATCGCGCGGCTGGTCGACAAGGGGCAGCCGCCGCGGCTGATCGGCATTGCTTTCGACTGCCAGGAGGTGGCGCTGGTGCCGGATGAGCCGCATGACGTGATCATCTCGGAAATACTCACCGAGAACGGGTTGCGCCGGTTCGCGCCGAAATTGTAG
- a CDS encoding TIGR00282 family metallophosphoesterase, producing the protein MRLLFLGDMVGKTGRTAVWEQLPGLISDFKLDFVIVNGENAAGGFGITEEIFRETISAGADVVTTGNHVWDQRDALAFAPREERFLRPSNFPKGTPGRGSGVYIARNGARVLVANIMGRVFMHPELDDPFQAGERELAACPLGEQADAVVIDFHAEATSEKMCFAHFVDGRASLVVGTHTHQPTGDHHILNGGTGYISDAGMCGDYDSSLGMDKEEPLNRFLSKVPKGRFEAATGPATLCGVGVDISDRSGLTERIAPFRRGPRLEETAPSFWS; encoded by the coding sequence ATGAGACTTCTCTTCCTCGGCGATATGGTCGGCAAGACGGGACGCACGGCGGTGTGGGAACAACTGCCCGGCCTGATCTCGGATTTCAAACTCGACTTCGTCATAGTCAATGGCGAGAACGCCGCCGGCGGCTTCGGCATCACCGAAGAGATCTTTCGCGAGACGATCTCGGCGGGCGCTGATGTCGTCACCACCGGCAACCATGTCTGGGACCAGCGCGATGCGCTGGCTTTCGCGCCGCGCGAGGAACGCTTCCTGCGTCCGTCCAATTTCCCCAAGGGCACGCCGGGGCGGGGCTCCGGCGTCTACATCGCTAGGAACGGCGCGCGCGTTCTGGTCGCCAACATCATGGGCCGGGTGTTCATGCATCCTGAACTCGACGATCCGTTCCAGGCCGGTGAGCGCGAGCTTGCCGCCTGTCCGCTCGGCGAGCAGGCCGATGCGGTGGTCATCGATTTCCATGCCGAGGCGACTTCGGAGAAAATGTGCTTTGCGCATTTCGTCGACGGCCGCGCCAGTCTGGTCGTCGGCACCCACACGCACCAGCCGACCGGCGACCACCATATCCTCAATGGCGGCACCGGCTATATCTCAGACGCCGGCATGTGCGGCGACTATGATTCCTCGCTCGGCATGGACAAGGAGGAGCCGCTCAACCGGTTTCTGTCAAAGGTGCCGAAAGGACGCTTCGAGGCGGCGACCGGCCCGGCGACATTGTGCGGCGTCGGCGTCGACATTTCGGATCGCAGCGGCCTGACCGAGCGGATTGCGCCGTTTCGCCGCGGACCGCGGCTCGAGGAAACCGCGCCATCTTTCTGGTCGTGA